In Podospora pseudoanserina strain CBS 124.78 chromosome 5, whole genome shotgun sequence, a single window of DNA contains:
- the APL2 gene encoding beta-adaptin (EggNog:ENOG503NUMT; COG:U) — MSNAVNRIRGALAPPRKGETFELRAGLVSQYAHERKEAIQKTIMAMTLGKDVSALFPDVLKNIATSDLDQKKLVYLYLMNYAKSHPDLCILAVNTFVQDSEDPNPLIRALAIRTMGCVRVDKMVDYMEEPLRKTLRDESPYVRKTAAICVAKLFDLNPTMCIENGFLETLQELIGDPNPMVVANSVQALSEISETAPETRALIITPATLKKLLMALNECTEWGRVTILTTLADYPASDVKESEHICERVTPQFQHVNPSVVLAAVKVVFIHMRMLSPELVRQYLKKMAPPLVTLVSSAPEVQYVALRNIDLLLQAKPDILSKELRVFFCKYNDPPYVKLQKLEIMVRIANEKNYEQLLSELKEYALEVDMDFVKRAVKAIGQVAIKIEAASEKCVAALQDLISTKVNYVVQEVIVVIKDILRKYPGYEGVIPTLCKYIDELDEPTARGSLIWIVGEYAEKINNADEILSGFVDVFEEEFTQTQLQILTAVVKLFLKKPSNNQGLVQKVLQVATGDSDNPDIRDRAYIYWRLLSGDLDVAKNIILSQKPAITTTVTSLPPVLLEQLLSELSTLASVYHKPPESFVGKGRYGAEAIQRAAIQEQRQNLAENPIAASVAAAASNGTAGGSQNNIENLLDIDFDGAAPAAESTPDRVASPMSPGGPSAPPPSGGMADIMGLFDAPPPTTTSPAPGAAPGMGGGMNDLMSGFAGMDLSGNSAPPPPGQQLGHKPVEQKATSGNDDLLGLF; from the exons ATGTCGAATGCCGTGAACCGGATACGCGGGGCCCTCGCACCCCCGCGGAAGGGCGAGACGTTCGAGTTGCGCGCTGGGCTGGTTTCCCAGTATGCTCACGAGCGCAAGGAGGCAATCCAGAAGACCATCATGGCCATGACGCTTGGCAAGGATGTGTCTGCTCTGTTCCCCGATGTCCTCAAGAATATCGCAACATCGGATCTGGACCAGAAGAAGCTGGTGTACTTATACCTGAT GAACTACGCCAAGTCCCACCCGGACCTGTGCATTCTCGCCGTCAACACATTCGTACAAGACTCCGAAGACCCGAACCCCCTAATCCGGGCCCTCGCTATCCGAACAATGGGCTGCGTTCGCGTTGATAAGATGGTGGACTACATGGAGGAACCGCTGCGCAAGACCCTTAGAGACGAATCGCCCTACGTTCGCAAGACCGCTGCCATTTGCGTTGCCAAGCTTTTCGATTTGAACCCAACCATGTGCATAGAGAACGGATTTCTCGAGACTCTGCAGGAGTTGATTGGagaccccaaccccatgGTGGTTGCCAACTCGGTCCAGGCACTTTCCGAGATCAGCGAGACAGCCCCTGAAACGAGggccctcatcatcacacctGCCACCTTGAAAAAACTTCTCATGGCGTTGAACGAGTGCACGGAATGGGGCAGAGTTACAATTCTGACGACCTTGGCCGATTATCCTGCATCCGATGTTAAGGAGTCAGAGCACATCTGTGAAAGGGTCACCCCCCAGTTCCAACACGTCAACCCCAGCGTTGTCTTGGCTGCCGTCAAGGTTGTTTTCATCCACATGAGGATGCTCAGTCCAGAGTTGGTCAGACAATATCTCAAGAAAATGGCTCCTCCTTTAG TTACACTCGTTTCCTCCGCCCCGGAGGTCCAGTATGTTGCCCTGCGAAATATCGACCTTCTTTTACAAGCAAAGCCCGACATTCTCAGCAAGGAATTGAGGGTATTCTTCTGCAAATACAACGACCCCCCCTATGTCAAGCTCCAAAAACTCGAAATCATGGTCAGGATTGCGAACGAGAAGAACTATGAGCAGCTCCTTTCGGAACTGAAGGAATACGCCTTGGAAGTGGATATGGACTTTGTGAAGAGGGCAGTCAAGGCCATTGGTCAGGTCGCCATCAAGATTGAGGCGGCCAGCGAGAAGTGCGTTGCGGCCCTTCAGGACCTGATCTCGACAAAGGTCAATTACGTGGTCCAAGAGGTTATTGTTGTCATCAAGGACATTCTCCGGAAATATCCAGGATACGAGGGTGTCATTCCAACTCTTTGCAAGTACATcgatgagctggatgagcCAACAGCACGCGGATCCTTGATCTGGATTGTTGGAGAGTATGCGGAAAAGATCAACAATGCGGACGAAATTCTATCAGGATTCGTTGACGtctttgaggaggagtttaCACAGACACAGTTGCAGATTCTCACAGCTGTGGTGAAGTTGTTCCTCAAGAAGCCCAGTAACAACCAGGGCCTGGTGCAAAAGGTGCTGCAGGTGGCAACAGGGGATAGCGACAACCCTGATATTCGGGACCGCGCTTATATCTACTGGCGTCTTCTTTCGGGTGATCTCGATGTTGCCAag AACATCATTCTCTCGCAAAAACCAGCAATCACCACGACTGTGACCAGCTTGCCACCAGTTCTTCTCGAGCAGCTCCTCAGCGAGCTTTCGACCCTCGCCTCTGTGTACCACAAGCCACCCGAGTCGTTCGTTGGCAAGGGGCGTTATGGTGCCGAGGCCATCCAGCGCGCTGCCATCCAAGAGCAACGGCAAAACCTGGCAGAGAACCCCATCGCTGCCTCTGTTGCCGCCGCGGCATCTAATGGCACGGCAGGCGGCTCTCAAAACAATATTGAGAACCTTCTTGACATTGACTTTGATGGCGCCGCCCCGGCTGCGGAATCCACTCCGGATCGGGTGGCTAGTCCCATGTCACCCGGTGGTCCTAGTGCGCCTCCGCCCAGCGGTGGTATGGCTGACATCATGGGCTTGTTTGATGCGCCACCGCCCACGACGACTTCGCCGGCTCCTGGGGCTGCGCCTGGtatgggtggggggatgaATGATCTGATGAGTGGCTTTGCGGGTATGGATCTTAGTGGGAATAGtgccccgccaccacccggGCAGCAGTTGGGTCATAAGCCGGTGGAACAGAAGGCTACGAGTGGAAATGATGATTTGCTGGGCTTGTTTTAA
- a CDS encoding hypothetical protein (EggNog:ENOG503P18K; COG:A) gives MESAQSTEWRSRKRPYSSSGPGSDDAPDHNDQGLPLVRRRVLSGSDSDSSGEKDRVYDNDCEMQDVPAEGEPSVLATCLGMLVLEQPHLHRLSTEQREFGVSFTGFGNTYTIYSEASGEYCGLLDSEAAECVQVLERICGLHFEASMNRRSKKLKFLLFGDIEEAQDIGNTLASSSLFLQHPSTEDYQGTSYFNPHYLTRPGLTFQEAIETLNQQVHLSKQLTLTEKSEIATVLDQAAGPTIFSEVQVSNCIKTELKPHQKKALAMMVEKEAGNLSNPQFPSLWAATCMLGTEGVPIYQDTVTTSTLRSDPPVCLGGILADDMGLGKTLTTLALIAGSIASDPDPERSPRPKANKGQPSAQPGTLVVAPLSTLSNWEEQIKMHLRHRSVTYQIYHGSSRSKHHSSLPTYDIILTTYDTLKADIRSNRSSGVEKSPLHDLVWKRIVLDEAHVIRNPNSKVHEAVCYLRAKHRWCLTGTPIQNRVEDLCSLLGFLRAHPYGEPTKFRTAITDLMENRDVEGYERLSRLFQAVSLRRVKDMDSLDLHLPKRHDVVRLVELDEEETALYNLVKKSSATTFKATGTGRGILQVILRLRQVSNHGADLLPSEILNRLKTADISGLPPSIFDTKRCEVCGDIVGQGMETSERFLGCGHPVCTACLPLNRQDDDDCDPTCPICNDSAMGKVKSKPSGRELAKSYRPSSKVRALLVQLDLDKANITTGSEDVRKSVVFSCWAKMLDLVELALQQRGIAFARIDGTRSEQQRRKALKDFRDTPSCTVLLATLGSAGVGLNLTAASQVHILEPQWNPMVERQAVDRIHRLGQVREVTCFYYVVDTRGSVEQYVRRIRESKNVLISMSMDGTGSLVDETSLTPLKEFMQEVLTDS, from the exons ATGGAGAGTGCCCAGTCGACTGAATGGAGAAGCCGTAAACGACCATACTCATCATCGGGGCCAGGCAGTGACGACGCGCCAGATCATAATGACCAGGGTTTACCTTTGGTTCGACGACGGGTGCTTTCCGGGTCAGACTCGGATAGCTCTGGAGAAAAGGACCGTGTTTATGACAACGACTGTGAGATGCAGGATGTGCCGGCTGAAGGGGAACCTTCAGTCCTGGCAACCTGCCTTGGCATG CTAGTATTAGAGCAACCGCACCTACATCGTCTAAGTACCGAGCAGAGGGAATTTGGAGTGAGCTTCACGGGCTTCGGCAACACCTACACTATTTATTCAGAGGCGTCAGGCGAGTATTGCGGTCTTCTCGACTCGGAGGCAGCTGAATGTGTGCAGGTCCTCGAAAGAATATGTGGTCTTCATTTTGAAGCATCTATGAATCGACGTTCCAAGAAACTCAAATTCTTGCTCTTCGGCGATATAGAGGAAGCTCAAGATATTGGGAATACGCTGGCATCTAGCAGCCTTTTCCTACAACACCCGAGCACGGAAGATTACCAAGGGACGAGTTACTTCAATCCTCATTATCTCACCAGACCAGGCCTCACTTTTCAGGAAGCTATTGAGACCTTGAACCAACAAGTTCACCTCAGCAAGCAGCTGACATTGACTGAGAAATCTGAAATTGCTACAGTTTTGGACCAAGCAGCTGGACCAACAATCTTCTCCGAGGTGCAGGTCAGCAATTGTATCAAGACCGAGTTGAAACC CCACCAGAAGAAGGCATTGGCTATGATGGTTGAAAAAGAGGCCGGGAATCTGTCTAACCCACAGTTTCCCTCACTTTGGGCCGCGACCTGCATGCTTGGCACTGAAGGTGTACCAAT ATACCAGGATACGGTCACTACAAGTACGCTGCGGTCCGACCCCCCGGTATGCCTTGGGGGAATTCTGGCTGAT GATATGGGCCTTGggaagactttgacgacACTCGCTCTCATTGCTGGGTCTATTGCAAgtgaccctgaccctgaaCGTTCACCACGACCAAAAGCCAACAAGGGCCAGCCCTCAGCACAACCAGGCACTTTGGTGGTTGCACCCCTTTCAA CTTTGTCGAACTGGGAAGAGCAGATAAAAAT GCACCTTCGCCATCGTAGTGTGACATACCAAATATACCACGGCTCATCGAGATCAAAACACCACTCGAGCCTGCCAACTTACGACATTATTCTGACCACGTATGACACTCTGAAAGCCGATATCCGGTCCAACCGGTCTTCTGGTGTGGAGAAAAGCCCTCTTCATGATCTAGTATGGAAAAGGATCGTCCTCGACGAGG CACACGTTATCCGCAACCCAAATTCAAAGGTACACGAGGCTGTGTGTTATCTTCGCGCGAAGCACCGCTGGTGTCTCACAGGTACCCCGATACAAAACCGAGTAGAGGATCTATGTTCGCTCCTAGGATTTCTCAGAGCTCACCCCTACGGAGAGCCTACCAAGTTTCGTACCGCAATCACGGATCTCATGGAGAATCGGGATGTTGAAGGGTATGAGAGACTCAGCCGTTTGTTTCAGGCGGTCTCCCTACGCAGGGTCAAGGACATGGACTCCCTTGATCTCCACTTGCCCAAACGGCACGACGTCGTTCGGCTTGTTGAGCTCGATGAGGAAGAGACCGCCCTCTACAACCTTGTCAAGAAATCCTCAGCCACCACATTCAAAGCAACTGGAACAGGTAGAGGCATCTTGCAAGTCATTCTTAGACTACGCCAAGTATCCAACCACGGGGCGGACCTGTTACCTTCCGAGATCCTAAACCGGCTGAAGACTGCTGACATCTCAGGTCTTCCCCCCTCTATTTTCGATACCAAGAGATGTGAAGTTTGCGGGGACATTGTTGGCCAGGGAATGGAAACATCGGAGCGCTTCTTAGGTTGTGGACATCCAGTCTGTACTGCATGTCTCCCTTTGAATCGACAAGATGATGACGATTGCGACCCTACCTGTCCAATTTGCAATGACTCAGCAATGGGTAAGGTCAAGTCCAAGCCATCTGGAAGAGAACTAGCGAAGTCCTATCGCCCTTCGTCAAAGGTTCGAGCCTTGCTTGTGCAACTCGACCTTGATAAAGCAAATATCACTACGGGCAGTGAGGATGTGCGCAAGAG CGTAGTGTTTTCATGCTGGGCCAAGATGCTGGACCTGGTCGAGTTAGCGTTGCAACAAAGGGGCATTGCGTTTGCCAGAATCGATGGGACCAGGTCAGAGCAACAGCGAAGAAAGGCTCTTAAAGACTTCCGTGATACTCCATCTTGTACTGTGCTCCTAGCGACGTTGGGAAGTGCAGGTGTTGG GTTGAACCTCACTGCTGCTAGCCAGGTGCACATTCTCGAGCCACAATGGAATCCAATGGTGGAGAGGCAAGCAGTAGACCGCATTCACAGACTTGGGCAGGTTCGGGAAGTAACTTGCTTCTACTATGTTGTGGATACGAGGGGTTCTGTTGAGCAGTACGTTCGCCGTATTCGCGAATCCAAGAATGTCCTTATCAGCATGTCCATGGATGGAACAGGCAGCCTGGTCGACGAAACTTCCCTTACACCTCTGAAG GAGTTTATGCAGGAAGTTCTTACGGACAGCTGA
- a CDS encoding hypothetical protein (EggNog:ENOG503NVI8) — MILKVVQLTSRLAKAFDKVVEVLGIIGENLPEFDRYAKLFEQDAQVRKILCLFYQDILDVHVTLLKFFGGSAWELLFESFWPKVTDKITMIMQRMTTHRALMLEKVTIANITQDIADRERAYKEYEKQHEFQDLQNYRLLRGELSPSLYDEELQQFAGSGPAKSGTWLFENGDFKKWADVNNKTRLCLWLQGIPGAGKTVLTAKTIRYLQSQGQTLLFAFLSYRDERKSKPVKIFQSLVFQLLEEQSMLRPLLHDIYLTNYRKLISNPDFVGDLLGKLLQTSGPTIIVIDGVDEAAESDKSYLVRSLLRVTKSGPNVKLFVSSRMDSAISKELMRSSTELPVEDHNEGDIHELIDMERDDLLSKFRKWDADEATCDRVGRAFQLLKEKSDGMILYAKLMARLLHSLDNEDDIRRELDTLPEGIGQAYGRVIERIESNPVPKDKAAARKILEWIGSATRPLRYEEVIQALVIESGSSGFTKGRKAFRDIVETCGPIIEVVGDYVSFVHFTAKEYLFNGDGKFLDKEESNLHISLACLTYLAFQPLDRIMQHGDSAAICDETSKVLSGDFVLLDYAASEWLSHVGACAQSRHDEQLVQAIRRLYEKRGKPDVHDSTQVSRIFKHKYRALRRDPELVKRLGQSETFLNRSKLDLIEADGGCLWYDMDPTYISQGIMRFRDLLESSLCTTSPCNLSCNCTKIKRLYGHALFRCPRISCPRYIDGFETDSARSEHHKTHERPYKCSHSDCLFSQLGFRTANDLVRHADVTHNHVVNDAVPWKNFTAHHLSESNIVAIMEDTISLNQVGIMTRILSKESGFLRVCCSRNSEKGVHCDEYTRGHHDGSQKPFVMDDALRISARAGTTEMMECVIAAAKLAKHKVYSKVELLAHAIRSGNNDALGVILQHYPAFGEASEEVEIREAGSDSEDDSEKWLCFTTVSLFELAFAHANGRAMKALVRAGARPDVRRETFIDVFKTRGHMELMSTDNPKTRDMLGRMKVLKLPSLVLQYGLQVAIQRSSAHYAEFCVDMGANVNGKWLNVGEKKRRERPTMLFLAIKSGCGPIFKLLLEHGALLQGDEVEDVESGEIAGMKKIEKYFSMSWKEMMSTFSKSV; from the exons ATGATACTCAAAGTGGTTCAGCTCACGAGCCGGTTGGCCAAGGCATTcgacaaggtggtggaggttctCGGTATTATTGGCGAGAATCTCCCCGAGTTTGATCGTTACGCAAAGCTCTTCGAACAAGACGCACAGGTCAGAAAAATCTTGTGTCTATTCTATCAGGACATTCTAGATGTGCATGTAACACTTCTGAAGTTCTTCGGCGGCAGCG CCTGGGAACTCCTATTCGAATCCTTCTGGCCCAAGGTCACCGACAAGATCACTATGATAATGCAGCGAATGACAACCCACAGGGCTCTAATGCTGGAAAAGGTCACAATTGCCAACATTACTCAAGACATCGCCGACAGAGAACGCGCCTATAAGGAGTATGAAAAGCAGCATGAATTCCAAGATCTCCAAAATTACCGTTTGCTGAGAGGCGAGCTCTCGCCCTCCTTATACGATGAAGAGCTTCAGCAGTTTGCCGGCAGTGGTCCAGCGAAATCAGGCACGTGGTTGTTCGAGAATGGGGATTTCAAAAAGTGGGCCgatgtcaacaacaaaacccGGCTTTGCCTTTGGCTTCAGGGCATACCTGGTGCTG GGAAAACTGTATTGACTGCCAAGACAATCCGGTATCTCCAAAGCCAAGGGCAGACACTCCTGTTTGCGTTCTTGTCATACCGTGATGAGCGCAAATCGAAACCCGTCAAGATCTTTCAGAGCTTAGTCTTTCAACTTCTTGAGGAACAATCGATGTTGCGCCCATTGCTACATGACATTTACCTCACCAACTACCGAAAGCTTATCTCGAATCCAGACTTCGTGGGGGATTTGCTAGGCAAGCTTTTGCAAACGTCAGGCCCAACGATCATTGTCATTGATGGCGTTGACGAAGCCGCCGAATCAGATAAATCATACCTCGTGCGGTCTCTTCTTCGAGTTACGAAGTCTGGGCCGAATGTCAAGCTTTTTGTTAGCAGTCGGATGGATTCAGCGATCAGCAAAGAGTTGATGCGCAGTAGCACAGAGCTTCCCGTCGAGGATCACAACGAAGGCGATATTCATGAGTTAATAGACATGGAAAGGGACGATCTCTTGTCAAAATTCCGGAAATGGGATGCTGACGAGGCAACTTGTGACCGAGTTGGCCGAGCTTTTCAACTattgaaagagaaaagcgatGGGATGATACTATATGCGAAGCTGATGGCAAGACTGCTACATAGTCTGGACAATGAAGATGATATCAGACGGGAACTTGATACCTTGCCGGAGGGTATTGGGCAAGC ATACGGCCGAGTTATCGAACGAATTGAATCAAACCCAGTGCCCAAGGACAAAGCTGCTGCAAGGAAAATTCTGGAATGGATTGGCTCGGCTACACGCCCACTCCGCTACGAGGAGGTCATCCAGGCTTTGGTGATCGAGTCCGGATCATCAGGATTTACGAAAGGGCGTAAAGCGTTTCGGGATATTGTAGAGACCTGCGGGCCGATCAtcgaggtggttggggacTATGTCAGTTTTGTCCACTTCACTGCTAAGGA GTATCTTTTCAACGGCGACGGAAAATTTCTTGACAAGGAGGAGTCGAATCTTCATATTTCCCTAGCTTGTCTGACCTACTTGGCCTTCCAACCTTTGGACCGCATCATGCAACATGGAGACTCGGCTGCCATATGCGACGAAACCTCAAAGGTCCTGTCTGGCGACTTTGTCTTGCTCGACTATGCTGCTTCGGAATGGCTAAGCCATGTCGGCGCTTGTGCTCAGTCCCGCCACGATGAACAGCTCGTCCAGGCAATACGACGGCTTTATGAGAAGCGAGGGAAGCCAGATGTACATGACTCCACTCAAGTCTCCAGGATATTCAAACACAAGTACCGAGCACTTCGAAGAGACCCAGAGCTTGTCAAACGCCTCGGGCAGTCCGAGACTTTTTTGAACAGGTCGAAACTTGACCTCATCGAAGCCGACGGTG GATGTTTATGGTATGACATGGATCCAACCTACATTTCCCAAGGCATCATGCGGTTTCGGGATCTCCTCGAAAGCTCTCTTTGTACCACCTCACCATGCAACCTTTCTTGCAATTGTACAAAGATCAAAAGACTGTACGGGCATGCTCTATTTAGGTGCCCCCGAATATCTTGTCCCCGATACATTGACGGATTCGAAACTGATTCCGCACGTTCCGAGCACCACAAGACACATGAACGCCCATACAAGTGCTCTCATTCCGATTGTTTGTTCTCCCAACTGGGATTCCGGACCGCAAATGACCTTGTCCGCCATGCGGACGTCACCCACAACCACGTTGTCAACGATGCTGTGCCTTGGAAAAACTTCACAGCCCACCACCTCAGTGAAAGTAACATTGTGGCCATCATGGAAGATACTATCAGTCTGAACCAAGTCGGGATCATGACACGCATTCTATCCAAGGAATCGGGTTTCCTACGCGTCTGCTGTTCCAGAAATTCCGAGAAAGGTGTTCACTGCGATGAATATACCAGGGGACACCATGATGGGTCTCAAAAGCCCTTTGTGATGGATGATGCACTGAGGATATCAGCAAGAGCAGGAACTACAGAAATGATGGAATGCGTCATTGCGGCTGCCAAACTTGCTAAACACAAGGTTTATTCCAAGGTCGAGCTTTTGGCACATGCTATCAGATCAGGGAACAATGATGCTTTGGGCGTTATTCTTCAACACTATCCTGCCTTTGGCGAAGCCTCGGAAGAAGTGGAGATCCGTGAAGCTGGCTCGGATTCTGAGGATGACAGCGAAAAGTGGCTATGTTTCACCACTGTGTCACTCTTTGAGTTGGCCTTTGCCCACGCCAACGGCCGAGCTATGAAAGCCCTAGTAAGGGCTGGAGCCCGTCCCGATGTTCGTCGAGAGACGTTTATTGATGTGTTCAAGACAAGAGGCCACATGGAACTAATGTCCACAGACAATCCTAAGACACGAGACATGCTAGGGAGGATGAAAGTTCTAAAGCTCCCAAGTCTGGTGCTGCAATATGGACTACAGGTCGCTATCCAGCGATCCTCAGCCCATTACGCCGAGTTTTGCGTCGATATGGGTGCCAACGTCAACGGGAAATGGCTCAATGTTGGCGAGAAGAAAAGACGCGAACGTCCGACGATGCTATTTCTCGCGATCAAGAGCGGATGTGGGCCCATCTTCAAGTTACTGCTGGAGCACGGGGCTCTTCTACAGGGGGATGAAGTGGAGGATGTCGAATCTGGGGAGATTgctgggatgaagaagattgaaAAGTACTTTTCTATGTCTTGGAAGGAAATGATGTCGACGTTTTCGAAGAGTGTGTGA
- a CDS encoding hypothetical protein (EggNog:ENOG503PQV0), translating to MEIYEDNAAMVWKLVWVVDGVKQKEHGNQHHLSIRPFIKFHEPENESFTLLEVNCCPPLKVNREARAAALRDNRYASVPVLGKKIRAIVKQSLDFFNPDEASLFRLVQGWGSAPGPVNSITLADDMSFVRNVIMRQSSFETKITKGENYTLSPVIFTF from the coding sequence ATGGAGATCTACGAGGACAATGCTGCGATGGTGTGGAAGCTCGTCTGGGTCGTCGACGGCGTCAAGCAGAAAGAGCACGGAAACCAACATCATCTGTCCATCAGACCATTTATCAAGTTCCATGAGCCCGAAAATGAATCCTTCACTCTTCTTGAGGTTAACTGCTGCCCTCCCCTCAAGGTCAACCGCGAGGCTCGCGCGGCCGCCCTTCGCGACAACCGATATGCCAGTGTTCCTGTTCTGGGAAAGAAAATTCGAGCGATTGTGAAACAATCGTTGGATTTCTTTAACCCCGACGAGGCCAGCTTGTTCCGTCTTGTGCAAGGTTGGGGGTCTGCTCCAGGCCCCGTCAATTCGATTACACTTGCAGATGATATGAGCTTCGTTCGGAACGTTATCATGAGACAAAGTAGCTTTGAGACTAAGATCACGAAGGGAGAAAACTACACTCTTTCGCCAGTCATTTTCACCTTTTAA
- a CDS encoding hypothetical protein (EggNog:ENOG503P0P1; MEROPS:MER0000440; COG:S), with product MRALALLIICLVAVGLAHNSTSDEHTEGQKYHGESLAWTPCPVSPTLDGDHQLECSNLLVPMDQFNASNNGFNNEKHFNISLIRLRGKNATANGNINILLNPGGPGGSGMSLMYRWGVDISQVVGENFNLLSFDPRGVNASTPYVKCYPTPSNKTQASQNSWTRTDPYNLTESSGNWWASSIIYSQACKQTMGEHGEYINTPQTAADMNSILDAVGQEDLYYWGFSYGTILGQTYATMYPERARRVIIDGVANEFDWFTNWSDRESNDDTDKVFEGFVDECIKAGNQTCPLAQLAETKEELTEKLISTIWALREEPAPVYVNNTVSGLVGFSDVWNNAVFNALYSPLRWAPLATALTPLVQTGNATAFFLHYMLPSTAQSYNDYDEGDANDYIRYNDGVSGPALSPATPEELIPAALEASNNTIFGSQQWPGYFNRRSWAVRKTTDFVPERGVRTAHPLLILSTTYDPVCPLISARSANDAFVGSRLVEVQGYGHCSLAVPSNCVNDIVRQYFVEGVLPESNVVCGPKLPLPYFPAENSTTGATSPVHTTGQAS from the coding sequence ATGCGAGCACTAGCCCTTTTGATCATTTGtctggtggcggtgggacTTGCCCACAATTCCACATCTGATGAACATACCGAAGGGCAAAAGTACCATGGAGAAAGCCTGGCCTGGACACCATGCCCCGTCAGTCCTACTTTAGATGGGGACCACCAACTCGAATGCAGCAATCTGCTGGTTCCCATGGATCAGTTCAACGCAAGCAATAATGGCTTCAACAACGAGAAGCATTTCAACATCTCCCTCATTCGACTAAGAGGCAAAAATGCCACAGCCAACGGCAATATCAACATCCTTCTCAACCCCGGCGGGCCAGGAGGCAGCGGTATGAGTTTAATGTACCGTTGGGGTGTGGATATCAGCCAAGTCGTGGGCGAGAACTTCAACTTGCTTAGCTTTGATCCACGGGGTGTCAACGCATCTACGCCATATGTCAAGTGCTATCCGACCCCTAGCAACAAAACGCAGGCTTCACAGAACTCTTGGACTAGAACAGACCCCTACAACCTGACCGAGTCCAGTGGCAATTGGTGGGCTTCAAGTATCATCTACAGCCAGGCTTGCAAACAGACCATGGGCGAACACGGAGAGTACATTAACACACCTCAAACCGCAGCAGATATGAATAGCATTTTGGATGCTGTCGGTCAGGAGGATTTGTACTACTGGGGCTTCAGCTACGGCACCATACTGGGTCAAACCTACGCCACGATGTATCCAGAACGGGCAAGAAGGGTCATCATCGATGGCGTGGCCAATGAGTTTGACTGGTTTACAAACTGGTCCGACAGAGAATCCAATGACGACACGGATAAGGTGTTTGAAGGCTTCGTGGATGAGTGCATCAAGGCAGGCAATCAGACCTGTCCACTGGCTCAGCTGgcagaaacaaaagaagagcTAACCGAGAAGCTGATCTCTACTATTTGGGCCCTGAGGGAGGAGCCAGCCCCCGTCTACGTTAATAACACTGTTAGCGGTCTCGTCGGCTTCTCAGATGTGTGGAACAACGCCGTCTTCAACGCTTTGTACAGCCCCTTGCGCTGGGCTCCCCTGGCCACGGCCCTGACTCCACTTGTACAAACTGGAAACGCGACTGCCTTTTTCCTTCACTACATGTTGCCGTCAACTGCACAGTCATACAATGACTATGATGAAGGAGACGCCAATGACTATATCCGGTACAACGACGGTGTCTCCGGACCTGCACTGTCACCTGCGACTCCAGAGGAGCTGATTCCCGCCGCTCTCGAGGCGAGCAACAACACGATTTTCGGAAGTCAACAGTGGCCTGGCTACTTCAACAGACGGTCATGGGCAGTTCGCAAGACAACTGACTTTGTTCCTGAGCGAGGAGTCAGAACAGCTCATCCGTTGTTGATTCTGTCGACAACGTATGACCCTGTTTGTCCGCTTATTTCGGCGCGTTCGGCAAATGATGCTTTTGTTGGGTCAAGGCTGGTAGAGGTTCAGGGGTATGGTCATTGCTCATTGGCGGTTCCTTCTAATTGTGTCAATGACATTGTTAGACAGTActttgtggagggggttcTTCCGGAGAGTAATGTTGTTTGTGGACCAAAGCTGCCTTTGCCGTATTTCCCGGCAGAAAACTCCACCACTGGGGCGACATCTCCAGTACACACGACAGGGCAGGCTTCCTGA